CAGGGCGGGCTCTCTGCTGCAGAGCCTTTCAGTGCTGCAGATGGAGGCCCAGAGGAcgagcctgggggcgggggcggatACGGCCAGGACAGGAGGCCCGTGTTGCGGGGGCGCAGGGAAGGCAGAGTCCGCACGCGCTCTGCTTGTGTCTTTATTGGTTGCTGTCCCCTCCCCAGGGGGCAGCAGGCCACAGGGTCTGCAGGCTCCAGACTGCACATCCGGGACAAAGGGACCCCAGCTATGGGCCGGGGGCCCGGCTTGTGCCCCCACAGACCTCAGGGGGCGTGTCCGTGGCCCCGAGGGCCCTGCCTACAGCCTCTCTCAGCCCCCGCCCATCTGAGATATGATCGTGGTGGGGACGGAGGGCCTGACGGACCTCAGCACCCCgtactccatccctccctccctgctctcgCCTCTGCCTCCAAAGAGCGGCTCCAATGCCCAgcagcctcctcctccaggcaggcTGCCCAGATGAGCCCTGcttcccagccccccaccccagcctctgcaTCCGCCCAGCCGTAGGGTCGGATGCGTGGTTTGATTTCAACACCCACCCCTCTACCCACATGTCCAGCTCCCCAGCCACccgccccttcctccctccacgGGCAGAGCTCAGGCTTGGAACCAGCCCTCAAGGTCCTGGTAGACCTGGCCACGGGGCAGCTGGGGGAACCGGGCACAGATGGCACAGAAGCGCTCTCGCCAGTCGCTGAACAACCGCACGCGGAACCGGTCTCGCCACGCGAAGTAGCGCAGATAGCAGCTCTCGTTCATGCTGGTGAGGAAGGCGGCCAGCTCGCGGGCCGAGCCGAAGTCGTCCACGTGCACAAAGGCATCGGGTGGGGCGACAGCCTCGTAGGCGGCCCTCGGTGGGCCCAACACCACGGGCACGGCGCCGGCCAACAGCGCGTTGCGCCAGAACTTCTCGGTGATGTAGTCCCGGTGCTCGGAGTTCTCGAAGGACAGGTAGAAGCGGTAGCCGGCCATGGCGCGCAGAAGGCAGTCGGCGCACAAGGGCTGCCCGGCCGCGCGGCCGAACACGTCCACCCGCAGGTGCGGTGCCAGCTGCCGGTACAGCTGCACGCGCCGCTGCCGCTTCTGGAAGTTGCTGACCACCCAGGCGGCCATCCCGCGCTTGGCCGGCAGCGGAGGCGCGGGCCCCTCACGGGGCTCCAGGCGGCCGTAGGGCACGAAGATATCCGAGTCACGCCGGTAGCTCAGCACCCAGTTGAAGACCCCTCGGAGGCGGCCGAGGCCACGGGTGTGGCTGGGCGACTCCATGGAGGCCCACACCCAGGGTTGGCCCCGCGGCCGCTCAGCCAGGGGCAGGCGGGCCTGCTGGGTCTGCAGCTCTCGGTGGTGGAAGACCACGGCGTCAGCGCCGGCCAGCAGGCTGCGGTTGGCGGTCAGGCGGCAGCGGGCCACCCCGTACCTGGTGCAGGTGTCCCCGGGCAGCTCTGGGGGCTGGCTGGCAAATGGCCAGTGCCAGACGAGGATGGTGGTCGTGGGCTGTGGGACCGGGGCTCCCCCGGGGGCTGCCCCAAGCCGCCACCAGAGCCAGACAGTGGAGATAAGGGCCGCCACGGCCAGGCCCCCCAGAGCCCGGAGGCTCGGAGTGGGGCTGAgccctgcaggggacacaggaagaGAGGCTGTGTCCTCCAGCTCTCCACGGGCCCCAGGCTCccagcccaggcctccctcaAGGCCAGAGACTCACCAGCATTCTGCATTCACGGCTCCTCAAATCACGGCCGCCACTCCGCGGGAACGCCCTGAAACCACAGCTGCTCCCCGCGCTGGGCACCGCCTGGAAACACTCTCCTTTCGTCTGCTCGGGAGGAAGGCCACCGGAGTATCTTCCCGCTCCCGTCCCGCCCCAGTGACCTTTGACACCACCAGCATCCAAACACCGCCTCGCCTCCCTGAGAGGCCCCTGGCTGCTGGGGGGTGGCGGCTCCCGGAAGGGTACACAGCCGGGGTCCAGGACCGTGACTCCCACCCCGCTGGCCTCTGGAAGGGCCTGGAGATGACCCGCCGGCTGGTCCGGGAGGAGAGGGCCTGCCTGGCCTCAGGGAGGCCATTGCAAGTGGAGGGGGCCCCCACCCGGAAAGGGCGACCCTGACATCGAGGACTCAGTGGCCGCCCACTGCCCTGCCAGGGGTGCCACGGAGAACAGGCATGCTTCCCTGCGGCCGCCGGGCGCGGGCCGCCGCCTCCCCTGGCGCGTCATCACCCACTTCCCCTGCTCCCCCATCTCGGCTCCGCGGTGGGCCCCCAGACCCTCTGGCTGCAGACACGCTGCGCTCAGCTCCACCCAGGAGGCTGAGGTTCCTCCTGTGCGTTGCTTCTCGCCAGGCCTCTCCATGCCGTCCATCCCTGCAGCCTCGAGGACACTGGATTCCCTGGGAAGTGCTCCGTCGCAGGGTCCACACAGGGCCCCAGCACACACCCTTGGTGGACAGCGCCAGGCTGGGCCTGGCTCCAGTGGGCTGTGGGGCTGCCACGCCTTCCTTCCCCACCAAGGGCATCGGTCTGCAGGAGCCCCAGCCTGGGTGGCCTTGGGTCTGGCCAGGCCAGGAAGAGACGTGAGAACCTGCGCTGGGACGCTGCCCTTGGGGGCTCCGGGTCTCTTCCTCCAGGCCCCACAGCCCAGGGCGGGGGAGTACAGAGGGGGTTTTCCAGGCTGGAAAGGGAAGGAGTCACTGTGTCCCTGACGTGAGCACCTGCTCCAGGAAAAGGAAGACAGCAGTCAAGaggccctctccccaccctgctgTCCGCCAGTCCTGGGGCCCAGGCATGGAGGTCCAGTTCCTTCCCCTTTTGCCCTGGCTGCAGCCCGCTCTGCTCTCGGTCACCAGCTTCCTTCACCTCAGCCGGATGTGGCCAGCAAGGCCTAGCCCTGGCGCTAGCGTCCTGAGGGCCTCAGGCCAGTCCGGTTCTTGGAGGCTGCAGGTTGGGTGTCGTGGAAGGAACACCAGCCTGGAACCTTCACCAGGCCAGCCACCTGTGATGTCCTGGGGGCCGCCCATCACCCTGTCCACTCTTGGGCTCCCGGGACTGCCAGCCTGTCCCCGCTCTCGTCCCCTGGTGAGGACCAGACTGTGTCCAGGACGGGAACTGAGGAGCCGTCAGCACACCCATGGGGGAGACAGAGGCCGGTCTGGGAGAAGGGGGCGCTCCGGTCCCTCTGAGGCTCCTCACCCCCAGCAGAGGCTCTGAGTGGTGGTGGCGAGGCTCTTGCGCAacactggggggcagggggtgtggggggagggccGTGGGAACCGTCGGAAACCGTCTGGAGGCCCGCAGGGTGGATGTGGCATCGGGCCGGCCAGAGCAGAGGGTGGCTGGCACCCCAGAGGACCCCACCCCCTCTGCCTGTGGCAGGCGCCCCGAGGGCAGcgggggagggcaggaaggagccGACCCCCCCACAGACCGCTGGCGACCTGGCTCCTGGCTGCCAGGGCCTCTGCCCTTCCTGTTTGCACTGCCAGGTGGCGGGGGCTCTGCCAGAGGCCCCAGCCACACCCGCAGCCCGCTCCCTTCCTGGGTGGACTCACAGGAGCTGCCCCACCCTCGCCTGGGATGCTCCCCGGGGCCCGTTGCACGCCTACCTGCTCGGGGGGCAGCCAGGGCCCCATTCGTGAGAACCTGCTTGCTGGGAAATGGGGCTCAGGATTTGGCCCAAAAATGGGTAAGAATGAGAGATTCTCagagtgaaaaagcaagagactggCGAGCTTGAGTCAAAGAGAAAGTGGGGCCTCCTGCCAGCTCGGTGCCAGGCCCCAGAGTCAACAGGGTGCAGGCAGGCACTCACGGCTGGCTGAGTTGCCCATGAGCACCTTGGACCTGGAACACGCAGTCACCCCCGCAGCCCAGCCACGTGTGGCGCTGCTCCAGGGCCAGCCTACTGGGGGGACCTGCCTGGAGGGTCCCTACCTGGTCCCCAGGGCCCAAGGGAAGAGGCTCCTCCTTCCAGAGGCCTCTTCAGTGAAACCAGGGCCGGCCGCTTGTCAGGGAAGAGGGACCAGGGGCTGGGACCGGGCCCCTCAGCCCACGCAGTGGGCACTTGGCCCCACGGAGCCCAGTGCCCACTCCTGCCACTGGCCCCGGCGAGCTCAAGCAGAGCAGCCAAACTGCAATCACTGCTCGAACCAAGCCCCTGACCGCCCGGCGGTGGGCGGGTCTGGAGACCCCGTCCTGCACGCACACCTCTGCCGCTCCAGCGGCACCAGGGGCTGAGCCGGGGCAGGCTGTGGTGCGCAGGGCCCTGGAGGGGGCTCAGCAGGCCCTGGAGCTCCCCCTGGATGGGATGTGGCCAGGACCCCCGGCCGGGTGGGAAGGGCAGGAGGGCTGAAGGGGCTGGTGGCCTCAGGTGGTCCGCAGTGAGGCTGAAGGCAGCCGCCCACTGTGACTGCTGCCCCCAAAGCTGCACCTGACCTGGGGCCCCCTTGGCCAACTGCCAGCCTCTGTGCACCCCTCTTCCCCAAGGGGCTCCCCAAAGCCCTGTCCTCCCACTCTTCTGGAGAAAAGCGGCGCGGGCTCCCCCTGCTGCCCTCGCCCCTTCTGCAGGAGCCCACAGCCAAGCTCCGCCACTAGGGGGCGCTCCGAGCCCGTGGCCCCACTTGGCTGGGCTGACCCAGCCCTGGGGGCAGACAGGTGTGCTCTGGCCCTCTGGCCCCAAGACGCCCCTTTGGCTGCAGCTGGGTGTTCCCTCCGCCCCGCCTAGGCGCTGCTGTCTGGAGGGAGTCGGTGGTCCACCAGGGCACGTGGGTGGCCATCCTCTGCCCAGGTCAGAGCAGCACGAGGCTGCAGGGGCTGCAGGAATCCACGGACTCCAGGGCTCCAGGGCAACCTTCAGTCCTGGGTCTCCAGGGTTCAGCTGGTGACTGGCCTTTACCCTTAAGGGAGGCCTTAACCTCTCTGTCCCCCGGTTTTCTTTGTGGCCGTTCCCCCTCATGACATGGACTAAGTAACGGGGACAAGGGTCCTCAATGCCTTGCCCACATGCCACCCTGCGCTCATTCCCagctccctgtccccacccccttcCATCTCCCATACCAGCACACCAGAGGGACACCGTGGCTTCCCGCTGGGGGCCCACCCAAGGCCATAGCCCTAGAGGCACACTGCTTTAGGAGAGCCACTAGCTCTAAGGAGGGCCAACCTGGCTTCCACTGCCCAGCCCCACCTGAGGGACCAGACTGCCCCAAGCGGGCCGTGTCCACCCTCTGCAGGGCTGCCGCACTAGGAGCCAGGGGTCCAGCAACCTCGGGACCCCGCCCCGAGGACTCACTAAGGGGCTTCTGAACCCCACcacccttcctccccagccttgGTGGGGCAGACAGGCCTGACTCCCACCCTGTCTGCACCAGGCTCCCACTGCTCCCTGGACCCCAGaagcccctcctcccagcccagtcTCCTCGTCACTTCTGAGCACAAAACTTGGACCCTACTCTGGGGCTTCAGGTGAAGGTCACCTCCCCCTCCACTGGCTTTCCTGTTCCTTGGCGGGGGGTTGAGGTCGACTCAGAGGTACCTCCTGACATTCAGAGACCCCACCACATCTGTCACCTCAGCTGCCCACCCTGGTCTACCCGCCTGTGTGTAGCCTAGCTTCCTCTGCCTGGCATACCCCCTACATGCTGCAGAGGCCCGGGAGTCCACGTGGTCCCACAGGAAGCCCAGAGACAAGGTGTGCAGCCCATCCCTCCTGGCCCAGGTGGAGGTAGGCAGGATTGGAGGCCTCAGTGCCCACTGCCTGGCATCTTCAATGCCCACTCCCAGCCCTTTTCATCATACACAAGATGGGGTGTTTGAGGAAAGAGCGCTAACTCCAAACTGGCCTGGACATGCACccattctctcccctccccagccctcttcCCCAGCAGGCAGTGACAGGGTCTTCCCAGGCTGGGGGTGCAGCAGAAGGCCCGAAAACCCACTCCAGGGTCCATCCACCATGGCCCCCTGTTGAGGGGGAGGTCAGTCTCTAACACACTCAGCCAAAGTTTTGAAATGTACTTTAATTGGCTTGTTTCCAGTATTACCAATCCATGCCTGGTCTTTAGGGTTCTCCTCCTCCCCTCgattgggggggggggttccACACTTAGGACAGGTGCAACAAGGGGGCACAGTCAGGCAGGAGTCTGCCCTGCGAGGGGTTCCTAGCCGCTGAGGCCCCAGCCACAAGCAGGCGCGCATCAGGACACCCTCTCTTTAATGGGAAAAGCCgggccccctgcccctccccaccagtgTGCATCACGTCCTCGAGAGGGTGGGCGTCAGCCTTCAGGTTACTGCAGCGGGGGCGTGGACAGCGAGGCATGGTCGAACAATGGGTTCCGAACCTCCATCTCTCCCGTCTGCGAACGCTGGCGTTAGGTgggcccagggcaggggagggacccccctctgcctccccctgCACCCCTCCCTCGGCCCGTACCCCCCACCCGCCAGCCCCGCACTCACTGGGGCCAGGCCCGGGCACTCGTACACCGTGAAGTCGCCGTCTTCATTCTCCTCGTCGGAGGAGGCAGAGTCCAACTCCTTGGGAGGCTCTTTATgcctgggtggggggcaggatcGCTGGGTGCTCCCTCACCCTGCAGGTGCCAGTGACCCAGGGTAGAGGGCAGGGGTGGCGGCAGgccggggtggaggtggggagggctgaggaggaggcagcagcccctggagtgggtgggtgggcagCGCTGAGCGGGGCGTCTTACCGCTCCAGGCATCGCATCTGCTGCCTCTGGTGCTGGTAGTGGTACATCTCCGCACTGTGCGCCAGCCGCTGGTCCCCGGGCTGCgggaggggtggggcgggagggTCAGGCCCGGGACGGAGGGGTGGgacggggaggggcggggcggggccacgCACCGAGATCCCCGGCGGAGCTGGGGAGCTGGGCGCCTGCGGGGCCGCGTAGTCCGCCTTCTGTGTCAGGCGGATGTCTTGCTGCAGCCTGCGGGGAACGAAGAGACCTTCGGGGTcaccaccctccccagccccgcccctttaggccagcccctccctcccagccccgcccctccgcTTTAGATCCGCTCCCTTCCCGCCAGCCCCGCCCCTTTACCCCCTCCCACCCGCccggccccaccccaccccgcgcTCACCGCCACCAGAAGAGAGCCGCCACCGCCAGCGCGGCCGCGCCTGCCACGGAGCACGCCAGGATCAGCACTGCAGGGAGGGGGTGCGGTGAGGGCAGCCTTCGGGGCAGGACCCCGCCTCCCCGCCCGGCCGGACCTACCGAGGGTGAGGCCGTCACCGTGCCCGCCCCGCGGCTCCAGGGGGGACATGTGCACAGGCCCAGACGACACAGCGGGGCCCAGGGAGGGGCGGGGTGTGGGCACCGGGGCTCCCCGCGTGGAGGGGAGGCCCAGGTCGAGTCCCTGGCCTCGCTCTGAAAGCCCCAGGGTGGCCGCTGCAGGGAGATGGCAAGTTAGCACAGCAAGACCGGGCTGAGGTCAAGGGTGTAGGGAGCCGGACAGATGCACGGGTCAGGGTCTCACCCGCCTCTGGGGGCCGCTGTTGTGCCTCAAGCTGGGGTGGGGCCTTGAGCCTGGGGCGCCCCGCCTCCTGCCGGGCTAGCTCCTGGGCCAGGAAGTCGATCTCCTCTTCCAGTCTGGGCTGGTGCAAGCCCTCCCCTGGCAAGGGCGAGGGGCCATCAGCTGGAGAGGCCCTGGGCCCTCCCTGGCAACACCAGCTACAGGTGGCCTTCCCAGAGAGAGCGGGAAGGCCCATCCGCCAGCCAGTCCCCAGGCCTGGGTCTCCTCCCTACAGGCTCCTCCTAGGCCCCAGGAGCCAGAGGACCAGGTGCCAGCCCGCTGCCCTGGCCATCCTAGTCACCATGGTGACAGCTGAAGCAACTGTGTGAGCGGCAGTTCCCAGCGAGTAGGCAAGGAGCAAGTGCTGGGGGAACACGCAGAGGCCAGCACAGGACAGGGGTGCCGGCCCTCTCCCTACCTGCCTCCCACAAAGTGGTGGGAGGAACACAGGGACAGTGCGTCACCTGGGCCGCGTGGGCCTCCTCACCAAGGGGGGGCAGGACTTCCCAAGGGATGCAGAGAAGCCCCGTCctaacccccacccctgcctggtcaccaggaggaagggagggcagcTGCCGGGGTGGGGCTGTGGATGGGCCTCCCCGTCCCAGACCACATGCCTTCAGTGCCCACCCCCCAACTCGTTGCCAGGGACGtgttcctccaggaagcccctccCACCCTGTCCAACACTTCAGCCCCCACAATACCCTCTGTAATGCCCCATCACACCTGAAGTCACTCTGGCTGGCACCATCCCAACAGATGCTGGGTCAGGGCAGCACCAGGGCATTCAAGCAGACAGGACGAGCGAgtgatggagagagaagaggtgCTGGGCAAAGAGCAGAGGCAGCTCGGGGGGTGGAGAGGTGGGTGCCTGACTTTGCGGAGACTCAGGCCTGGGGAACTCTGACCTTGTCTCTCCTGGGGTCACCCTGGCACTTCATGCTGGGTACCGGTGGCCCTGGGAAGGGTGactgccccaggccccagcccacTACCCAACTCCTCACTGGTGCCATCCGGAAAGGGTCACCAGGCCACTTGGAGGGAGACTGGCGAGTCCTGGCATCCCACAAGGTGCAGGACACCCGAGCGCTAAGGAAGGGAGCGAATGTACCAGGttagggggcggggggaggccgTACCCAGAGGCTGGCGCATCCTGGGCACACAGAACCCCTGCCGATCCTCCTGAAAGGGCTGGAGGCAGGGCCCACAGACATGTGCACCTGGGGGGCACCGTGCCCGCCTCTTCAGGGCACAGTCCAGGCTCCCAGGACAGGCGGCTGCATCtgggaaggaagcagaggaagaaaagcaTCTCAGGGGGCCTGACTCAGCCCCTGCCCAGAAGTGGTGCTGTCTtggccaccccgcccccaccccagagcTGGCCAAGCCGGGCTCCGGCCATTGTTCTGGGCAGGCCCTGCCTCCCCCGCATCAGGGATCAGAACCAGGAAGACAAACAGTCCTGACACTTATGGGAACTCCCTCGCCCCACCCACTCCCCAGAGTCCACTGCCCAGGCCCAGGCCAGCTTTCTGCACAAAAACTGTCCCTTGTCCTCCTGAGAGCACAGAGCTCTCCTGGGCAGGACCAGGCAGCCCTCCAAGCCCTGCTTCTGGCCTCAAGCTTAGCCAGAGCAAGCCCCTCATCCAGTCTGGGAGCCCCAGAGGGTGGGGCCCTGGTCTCTCTCTCTTATCCCCTCAGGGCTCCCACTCAAAGCCCATCACGACATCCTACAGCCCTAGAAAGCCTGGCTGGGAGACGGCCCAGATCCAGTCACTCCCCCCATGTCTACCTTCTAGCCCGTCCCGGCACAGAGAGGGGTTGCTGGGGTGGGGAAACCTGGGATGGGGTCTGCCGGCCTCACTGGCTTTGCAAACAGAAACCAGGCGGGGCACTCTTGCAGCCGCCAGGGACGGGGGCCCTGGGACTCCAGCAGGGAGGCCGCTTCTAATTTGGGGCCCAGACCTCAGTGTCCTGCACACACAACCGTGGCtcccaccctgatgctggggactgGAGGGCGGTGGCCCTCGAGCCTCAGCCTCCTCTCTGGATGCAGAAGGTGAGGCACCTCCACGCTGGGGAAAGTCTCAAAGCCTGGGACACTGGCCCCAGTCACTcgacagcagagcctggggagCCACGGAGAGACCCAAAGGACTGTCAATCATGCCTGGGGAGGTGGGCGTGGGGGTATCTTGGACGACCAGGACTGGTCCCCTTGGCccagccccccccccacccccgcaggaGGTGACATCCCAGCCTGTCCTCCAGACTTCAGCTGGCCTGAGTTGGTTTCCTTGGTAACAATACTCACAGCCTCCCGGCTGTAGGTATCCCTTGGAAGAAGTTCCAGCAGCTTCAACAGCAGGTGGGCAAGCAGGCTGGGGCTCCCCTCCCAGGGATCCCACCTCCTGCACAACCTGGGTCGGCAGGCGCCAATATCCGTGCGCTGGATCCAGGGCTGGGGCTGGTTAAACATTAAGCCTGTGCCAGCAGGTCTGTCTAGACCCCACCCACCAGCTGGGCGCCCGGGGAGCCAGGCAGTCCCAGCCCCTGTGCTGAGAACCCGGAGTGCACTGACCACGGCTAGGGGCCTGCGGTCCAGAGCTGGCTCTCGGTTCTGGGCTCCAGGGGTCTCCCTTCgcgccctgccccctgccccaggaaGACGCGGGTACTGCCCATTGATCCTGGGAAGGTCCCCCCTCTAGCCTCAGAGTGCAAACGAGGCCCCAGGAACAACAGCACCTGGAGAGCGGCTGGCACGCTGCCCTGCATCTGGGTGAGCACAGAGCTGATGAGCAGCTGGGGCGGCACCCAGCCTCCCCGTCTCCTCGGGGGCCCCACGCTGTACGCCCTGGAGCCAGGCCGCCAGC
This window of the Bubalus bubalis isolate 160015118507 breed Murrah chromosome 12, NDDB_SH_1, whole genome shotgun sequence genome carries:
- the FUT7 gene encoding alpha-(1,3)-fucosyltransferase 7, producing MQNAGLSPTPSLRALGGLAVAALISTVWLWWRLGAAPGGAPVPQPTTTILVWHWPFASQPPELPGDTCTRYGVARCRLTANRSLLAGADAVVFHHRELQTQQARLPLAERPRGQPWVWASMESPSHTRGLGRLRGVFNWVLSYRRDSDIFVPYGRLEPREGPAPPLPAKRGMAAWVVSNFQKRQRRVQLYRQLAPHLRVDVFGRAAGQPLCADCLLRAMAGYRFYLSFENSEHRDYITEKFWRNALLAGAVPVVLGPPRAAYEAVAPPDAFVHVDDFGSARELAAFLTSMNESCYLRYFAWRDRFRVRLFSDWRERFCAICARFPQLPRGQVYQDLEGWFQA
- the NPDC1 gene encoding neural proliferation differentiation and control protein 1 isoform X2 → MATPVPPPSPRHLRLLRLLLSGLVLGAALRGAAAGRSDAAACPGSLDCALKRRARCPPGAHVCGPCLQPFQEDRQGFCVPRMRQPLGEGLHQPRLEEEIDFLAQELARQEAGRPRLKAPPQLEAQQRPPEAAATLGLSERGQGLDLGLPSTRGAPVPTPRPSLGPAVSSGPVHMSPLEPRGGHGDGLTLGAAALAVAALFWWRLQQDIRLTQKADYAAPQAPSSPAPPGISPGDQRLAHSAEMYHYQHQRQQMRCLERHKEPPKELDSASSDEENEDGDFTVYECPGLAPTGEMEVRNPLFDHASLSTPPLQ
- the NPDC1 gene encoding neural proliferation differentiation and control protein 1 isoform X3, which produces MATPVPPPSPRHLRLLRLLLSGLVLGAALRGAAAGRSDAAACPGSLDCALKRRARCPPGAHVCGPCLQPFQEDRQGFCVPRMRQPLAATLGLSERGQGLDLGLPSTRGAPVPTPRPSLGPAVSSGPVHMSPLEPRGGHGDGLTLVLILACSVAGAAALAVAALFWWRLQQDIRLTQKADYAAPQAPSSPAPPGISPGDQRLAHSAEMYHYQHQRQQMRCLERHKEPPKELDSASSDEENEDGDFTVYECPGLAPTGEMEVRNPLFDHASLSTPPLQ
- the NPDC1 gene encoding neural proliferation differentiation and control protein 1 isoform X1 produces the protein MATPVPPPSPRHLRLLRLLLSGLVLGAALRGAAAGRSDAAACPGSLDCALKRRARCPPGAHVCGPCLQPFQEDRQGFCVPRMRQPLGEGLHQPRLEEEIDFLAQELARQEAGRPRLKAPPQLEAQQRPPEAAATLGLSERGQGLDLGLPSTRGAPVPTPRPSLGPAVSSGPVHMSPLEPRGGHGDGLTLVLILACSVAGAAALAVAALFWWRLQQDIRLTQKADYAAPQAPSSPAPPGISPGDQRLAHSAEMYHYQHQRQQMRCLERHKEPPKELDSASSDEENEDGDFTVYECPGLAPTGEMEVRNPLFDHASLSTPPLQ